From Ignavibacteriales bacterium, a single genomic window includes:
- a CDS encoding T9SS type A sorting domain-containing protein, protein MKIKYIIYGLVLFTSVLFSQQINIPKIELMPKQPAPYVMRDWKEVSRDYDSFVFDLTKSGQYLPLVQIFQNTINYPEHNSFGLHSYVGTIYPNSAETINLLPAVIGASLCGIDKSNQNGYNWVLMCEEFFNKMNGEMIYLNSPSASSGDDWWYETMPNVFFYQLNYLYPNTGDFNFQFTSIANRWLEAVNKMGGSTTPWTVPNMNYRAWNLREMKPLDSGVREPEASGAIAWILYNAYIKTGDEKYRIGSELALEFLNSLNYNPSYEIQLPYGAYSAARMNAELGTNYNTEKIINWCFSNYLNRDWGTIMGNWGGYDIYGLIGEVNGLNDYAFLMNTIQQIGALVPLVRYDDRFARAIGKWVLNAANAARLFYPKYLPDVKQDSEEWAKQFDPDSYIAHEALRQSKYSTSPYATGDAIDGGWSATNLSLYSSSHVGILGGIIDTTNVEKILKLDCLKTDYYHNAAYPTFLFYNPYDVEKLVEFNIGIGQHDVYDAVTNKFLLTNQTGKILLTIPSDAAVLAVIIPSGGTVTNYLNQTLVNGVVIDCNSGNVVSNYPPRIKSLSAEKTILTFNSTTKIFCTIADKELDTLVYQWSATGGRISGTGDINIISWTAPATEGFYTIQCIVSDGKGGKDTSSVQIQVKFLINNPPRINKIKASPRKIDLGADTKIVCSAIDQDGDSLSYNWSANFGTITGKDSVISWIAPLVPGNYFINCVVTDINGGEALDSIGIEVRDFSNTQTGNLVLYFPFNGNANDASGNNNNGNVSGAKLTNDYFGNSNGAYDFNGIDNYIKVANNSGLNFQSSITVSIWIKVGQFYDREQYPISHGNWENRWKISITNKRIRWTLRTNVGVKDLDSETELISGKFYYVTCLYNGIDYELYINGELDAFTSFSGSINPTSYDLTIGQVLPNNNNYDFKGVLDEIRIYNFALSYPQIQELYKSVTPVEESIVVNIPGENILYQNYPNPFNPNTVISYQLSAFSHVTLKIYDVLGNEITTLANEDLPPGRYNSHWSITNGNFPSGIYFYRLTTNNYSDTKKFIILK, encoded by the coding sequence ATGAAAATAAAATATATAATATATGGATTGGTTCTTTTTACATCAGTACTATTCTCTCAGCAAATAAATATTCCAAAGATTGAATTGATGCCAAAGCAGCCAGCCCCTTATGTGATGAGAGATTGGAAAGAAGTTTCTCGTGATTACGATTCTTTTGTTTTCGATTTAACAAAGTCCGGTCAATATCTTCCACTCGTACAGATATTTCAAAATACAATCAATTATCCGGAACATAATAGCTTTGGTTTGCATAGTTACGTTGGAACAATTTATCCCAACTCAGCAGAAACCATTAATCTTTTACCGGCAGTTATTGGTGCAAGTTTATGCGGGATAGACAAAAGTAATCAGAACGGATATAATTGGGTTTTGATGTGTGAAGAGTTCTTTAATAAAATGAACGGAGAAATGATTTATTTAAATTCCCCCTCAGCCAGCAGCGGTGATGATTGGTGGTATGAAACAATGCCAAATGTTTTTTTCTATCAATTGAATTATCTTTATCCAAATACCGGCGATTTCAATTTTCAATTTACTTCCATTGCAAATCGCTGGCTGGAAGCTGTAAACAAAATGGGAGGAAGCACAACACCGTGGACTGTACCCAATATGAATTATCGGGCATGGAATTTAAGAGAAATGAAACCTCTGGATAGCGGAGTTCGTGAACCGGAAGCATCCGGAGCCATTGCATGGATTCTTTACAATGCATATATAAAAACCGGAGATGAAAAATATAGAATTGGTTCTGAGCTGGCTCTGGAATTTTTAAATTCTCTTAACTACAATCCTTCATATGAAATTCAACTACCTTACGGTGCATATTCTGCCGCAAGAATGAACGCTGAGCTTGGTACAAACTATAACACGGAAAAAATTATAAATTGGTGTTTTAGCAATTATCTAAACCGGGACTGGGGGACGATAATGGGCAACTGGGGAGGATATGATATTTATGGATTGATCGGCGAAGTGAATGGATTAAACGATTATGCATTTCTTATGAATACCATCCAACAAATTGGTGCATTGGTTCCTTTGGTTAGATATGATGATCGATTTGCGAGAGCAATTGGCAAATGGGTTCTTAATGCTGCAAATGCTGCAAGATTATTTTATCCTAAGTATCTTCCGGATGTTAAGCAGGATAGTGAAGAATGGGCGAAACAGTTTGATCCTGATTCTTATATTGCTCACGAAGCCCTTCGTCAAAGTAAATATTCAACTAGCCCCTATGCAACCGGCGATGCAATTGATGGAGGATGGTCAGCCACTAATCTTTCACTTTACAGTTCCTCTCACGTTGGGATTCTTGGTGGAATAATTGATACAACAAATGTTGAAAAGATTTTGAAGCTTGACTGTTTAAAAACAGATTACTACCACAATGCAGCTTATCCAACATTTCTTTTCTATAATCCTTACGATGTTGAAAAATTAGTTGAGTTTAATATAGGAATTGGACAGCACGATGTTTACGATGCAGTAACAAATAAATTTTTACTTACCAATCAAACTGGAAAAATTCTTCTCACAATTCCTTCGGATGCGGCTGTCTTAGCTGTAATTATACCTTCCGGTGGAACAGTTACTAATTATTTAAATCAAACTTTGGTTAACGGAGTGGTGATTGATTGCAACTCTGGCAATGTTGTATCCAATTATCCACCGAGAATAAAAAGTTTATCAGCCGAAAAAACAATTCTAACTTTTAATTCAACCACAAAAATATTTTGCACCATTGCTGATAAAGAGCTTGATACTCTTGTATATCAATGGAGTGCAACTGGTGGACGTATTTCCGGAACCGGGGATATTAATATTATAAGTTGGACGGCACCTGCAACCGAGGGATTTTACACAATTCAATGCATTGTTAGTGATGGCAAAGGTGGAAAAGATACTTCATCAGTTCAAATCCAGGTGAAATTTTTAATTAACAATCCACCAAGAATTAATAAGATTAAAGCCTCGCCAAGAAAAATTGATCTTGGAGCAGATACAAAAATTGTTTGCAGTGCAATTGATCAGGATGGAGACTCATTATCATATAATTGGAGCGCCAACTTTGGTACAATCACTGGCAAAGATTCTGTCATCTCCTGGATAGCGCCATTGGTTCCCGGGAATTATTTTATTAACTGCGTTGTAACTGATATAAACGGTGGAGAAGCTCTGGATAGCATCGGGATTGAAGTCAGAGATTTCTCAAATACACAAACCGGTAATCTGGTATTGTATTTTCCTTTCAACGGGAACGCAAATGATGCAAGCGGAAATAATAATAACGGGAATGTTTCCGGTGCAAAATTAACGAATGATTATTTCGGCAATTCAAACGGCGCTTACGATTTTAACGGAATAGACAATTATATAAAAGTTGCAAACAACTCAGGATTGAATTTTCAATCAAGCATAACTGTAAGTATTTGGATAAAGGTTGGACAATTTTACGACCGTGAACAATATCCAATCTCTCATGGAAACTGGGAAAACCGTTGGAAAATTTCTATAACTAATAAAAGAATCCGCTGGACACTTAGAACTAATGTTGGCGTTAAGGATTTGGATTCTGAAACAGAATTGATTTCCGGAAAATTTTATTATGTTACTTGTCTTTATAACGGCATTGATTATGAACTCTATATCAATGGCGAGCTTGATGCGTTTACTTCTTTCTCCGGTTCCATCAATCCAACGAGTTATGATCTGACCATCGGACAAGTTCTTCCAAACAACAATAATTACGACTTCAAAGGTGTGCTTGATGAAATAAGAATTTATAATTTCGCTTTATCTTATCCGCAGATCCAGGAATTGTATAAATCGGTAACTCCTGTTGAAGAATCAATTGTTGTTAATATTCCAGGGGAAAATATATTATACCAGAATTATCCTAATCCATTCAACCCAAACACAGTTATCAGTTATCAGTTATCGGCATTCAGCCATGTAACTCTAAAGATTTATGATGTATTGGGCAATGAAATAACAACATTAGCTAACGAAGATTTACCACCAGGCAGGTACAATAGTCACTGGTCAATAACCAACGGTAATTTTCCTAGCGGAATTTATTTTTACCGGTTAACTACCAACAATTATTCTGACACAAAGAAATTCATAATTCTTAAGTAG
- a CDS encoding glycoside hydrolase family 3 C-terminal domain-containing protein, producing the protein MKYLILIVISTLISGSMFLSKKDDIPPYKNPKLSLDERVEDLLKRMTLDEKIDMLGGTGFATKPNARLGIPELRMTDGPLGARWGKSTAFPSGICLSSTWDPALANNVGAAIGREVKGHDRHVILGPCVNIARIPQGGRNFESYGEDPYLASRMAVDYIKGVQSEGVAATVKHFACNNQEDQRMFVDTKVDERTLNEIYLPAFKAAVQEADVLCLMNAYNKVNGNYCSENDHLLIDKLKKEWGYKWLVMSDWGAVHSSIPTVNGGMDLEMPKGEFLNKNTLMDAIKSGTVKESTIDDKVKRILSVIFKLGLFEKPSLKDESLIGSRENLNVAFEAARSGIVLLQNTENILPLDFSKLKSIAVIGPNASIARTGGGGSSQVDVIKALSPLDVIKEKFGGKLKINFAAGVHIDGESDAIPSKNLFTDKNEQGLLGEYFDNMELKGTPSFSRIDKQVNFDFGEDGPTAGFNKFNYSVRWTGKIKAEKTGSYSLELTSDDGVRLWLDDKMLIDYWNDHAPEAKNVNVSLETGKEHKIKIEFYQNKGGAVAKLGWYMPEDDPMKSALDAAKNSEAVILFVGTSPRIESEGADRENIVLPADQDKLIEEVAKVNKNVVVVINSGSPVLMEKWIGKVKGLVQAWFGGSEMSRAALDILSGVYNPSGKLPMSFPKKWEDCSAYKYYKAKDSVTEYTDGIYVGYRHFDKNNIEPLFPFGFGFSYTTFAYSNLKITKLQDSKDLVKVTFEIKNTGKVAGAEVAQLYVRDIESKLDRPVKELKGFKKVFLKPGESKTAELTLDASSFSYYEPSLKYWLLESGEFEILIGASSRDIKLKGNCSL; encoded by the coding sequence ATGAAATATTTAATTCTAATTGTAATTTCTACATTGATTTCCGGTAGTATGTTTCTTTCAAAAAAGGATGACATTCCGCCATACAAAAATCCAAAACTTTCCCTGGATGAAAGAGTGGAAGACCTGCTTAAGCGAATGACTCTTGATGAAAAAATTGATATGCTGGGCGGAACTGGATTTGCAACCAAACCTAATGCACGTTTAGGAATTCCTGAGTTGAGAATGACTGATGGACCACTTGGAGCAAGATGGGGTAAGTCGACAGCATTTCCATCAGGAATTTGTCTTAGCTCAACATGGGATCCAGCGCTCGCGAATAATGTTGGCGCAGCAATCGGGCGCGAGGTTAAAGGGCACGATCGCCATGTAATTCTTGGTCCTTGTGTAAACATTGCAAGAATTCCGCAGGGTGGACGCAATTTTGAAAGTTATGGTGAAGATCCATACTTAGCTTCAAGGATGGCGGTTGATTATATCAAAGGAGTTCAAAGTGAAGGTGTTGCAGCAACAGTAAAACATTTTGCATGCAATAACCAGGAAGACCAAAGGATGTTTGTGGATACAAAAGTTGATGAAAGAACTTTAAATGAAATTTATCTCCCTGCATTTAAAGCCGCTGTGCAGGAAGCAGATGTTCTTTGTTTGATGAATGCGTACAATAAAGTGAATGGGAATTATTGCAGCGAGAATGATCATCTCTTGATTGATAAGTTGAAAAAAGAGTGGGGATACAAGTGGCTCGTTATGTCTGATTGGGGTGCAGTTCATAGTTCAATTCCTACAGTAAATGGCGGAATGGATTTGGAAATGCCGAAAGGTGAATTTCTGAATAAGAACACTTTGATGGATGCAATTAAAAGTGGAACAGTAAAAGAATCTACTATTGATGATAAAGTTAAAAGAATATTGAGTGTAATTTTTAAGTTGGGATTATTTGAAAAACCAAGTTTGAAGGATGAGAGTCTCATCGGTTCAAGGGAAAACTTAAACGTAGCTTTTGAAGCAGCACGCTCCGGAATAGTGTTACTTCAAAATACTGAAAACATTTTACCATTAGATTTTTCAAAGTTGAAATCGATTGCTGTAATTGGTCCAAATGCAAGTATCGCAAGAACTGGTGGAGGTGGCAGCTCTCAGGTGGATGTGATTAAAGCACTAAGTCCGCTGGATGTTATCAAAGAAAAATTTGGGGGTAAGCTAAAAATCAATTTTGCCGCTGGTGTTCATATTGATGGAGAATCAGATGCAATTCCATCTAAAAATTTATTTACAGATAAAAATGAGCAAGGCTTGCTTGGAGAATATTTTGATAATATGGAGTTGAAAGGTACACCTTCATTTTCAAGAATTGATAAGCAGGTTAATTTTGATTTTGGAGAAGATGGACCAACAGCTGGCTTTAATAAATTTAATTATTCAGTCAGATGGACCGGAAAAATAAAAGCGGAAAAGACCGGCAGCTATTCACTGGAATTAACAAGTGATGATGGTGTACGTTTATGGCTTGATGATAAAATGCTGATTGATTATTGGAATGATCATGCACCGGAAGCAAAAAATGTAAATGTGAGTTTGGAGACAGGTAAAGAACATAAAATTAAAATTGAGTTTTATCAGAATAAAGGTGGAGCTGTAGCCAAGTTAGGTTGGTATATGCCGGAAGACGATCCGATGAAATCAGCTTTAGACGCAGCAAAAAATTCCGAAGCTGTAATTTTATTTGTGGGTACTTCTCCAAGAATTGAATCAGAGGGAGCAGATAGAGAAAACATTGTTCTCCCGGCAGATCAGGATAAGTTGATTGAAGAAGTTGCTAAAGTAAATAAAAACGTTGTTGTGGTTATTAATTCCGGTTCGCCTGTTTTAATGGAAAAATGGATTGGAAAAGTAAAAGGATTAGTTCAAGCTTGGTTTGGTGGAAGCGAAATGAGCCGTGCTGCACTTGATATTTTGAGCGGTGTATATAATCCATCCGGAAAATTACCAATGTCGTTTCCAAAGAAATGGGAAGATTGCTCAGCCTATAAATATTATAAAGCCAAGGACAGCGTTACGGAATATACAGATGGAATTTATGTGGGTTACCGCCATTTCGATAAAAATAATATAGAACCATTATTCCCGTTTGGATTTGGTTTTTCTTATACAACTTTTGCTTACAGTAATTTGAAAATAACGAAGCTGCAAGATTCCAAAGATCTTGTTAAAGTCACTTTCGAAATTAAAAATACAGGGAAGGTTGCTGGCGCAGAAGTAGCCCAGTTATATGTAAGAGACATAGAATCAAAACTGGATAGACCGGTTAAAGAATTGAAAGGATTCAAGAAAGTATTTCTTAAACCAGGCGAATCTAAAACCGCGGAATTAACTTTAGATGCAAGCTCATTTTCATATTATGAGCCTTCATTAAAATATTGGCTGCTTGAATCCGGTGAGTTTGAAATTCTTATTGGTGCTTCATCAAGAGATATTAAACTGAAAGGAAATTGTAGTTTGTAA
- the ugpC gene encoding sn-glycerol-3-phosphate ABC transporter ATP-binding protein UgpC: MAEVKLKNVTKIYDGGNVAVREVNIEIKDKEFVVLVGPSGCGKSTTLRMIAGLEEITSGELYIDNKLMNNVSPKDRDIAMVFQNYALYPHMTVYENMAFGLKLRKFPKKEIKERVTEAAKILDIEPYLERKPKALSGGQRQRVAVGRAIVRKPKVFLFDEPLSNLDAKLRVQMRTEISKLHKKLEATMIYVTHDQTEAMTMGERIVIMKDGDVHQIDAPLTLYNNPINKFVAGFIGSPSMNFIEGKIIKEDGITFISKDGKLKIKLDDKNEKLITQQEKEVTVGIRPEDISDTRIENKNLQQIEATLEVVEPMGNEIFLYFTLADSQIIARIPAREKPDVGKKVNLYLNLDKLHFFDKTLETKI; the protein is encoded by the coding sequence ATGGCAGAAGTAAAACTAAAAAATGTAACCAAGATATATGATGGCGGAAATGTAGCAGTTCGGGAAGTGAATATTGAAATCAAGGATAAGGAATTTGTAGTGCTTGTTGGTCCATCGGGATGTGGAAAATCAACAACGCTAAGAATGATTGCCGGATTGGAAGAAATAACCAGCGGCGAATTGTATATCGATAATAAGCTGATGAACAATGTATCACCAAAGGATAGAGATATAGCAATGGTATTTCAGAACTATGCACTATATCCACATATGACCGTTTATGAAAATATGGCATTTGGATTAAAGCTAAGGAAGTTTCCTAAAAAGGAAATAAAGGAAAGAGTAACAGAAGCGGCAAAGATACTTGATATAGAACCATACTTAGAAAGAAAACCAAAAGCATTATCTGGCGGACAGCGGCAAAGAGTGGCAGTAGGCAGAGCGATAGTACGAAAGCCAAAAGTATTTCTGTTTGATGAACCACTAAGTAACCTTGATGCAAAACTGCGTGTACAGATGAGAACAGAAATATCGAAACTGCACAAGAAGCTGGAAGCAACGATGATATATGTAACGCACGATCAGACAGAAGCAATGACGATGGGCGAAAGAATAGTGATAATGAAGGATGGAGATGTACATCAGATAGATGCACCACTTACATTATATAACAATCCAATAAACAAGTTTGTAGCTGGATTTATCGGAAGTCCATCAATGAATTTTATCGAAGGAAAAATAATCAAGGAAGATGGAATAACATTTATAAGCAAGGATGGAAAGCTGAAAATTAAATTAGATGATAAGAATGAAAAGTTGATAACCCAGCAGGAAAAGGAAGTAACAGTTGGAATCCGACCGGAAGATATATCTGATACAAGGATAGAGAACAAAAATTTACAGCAGATAGAAGCCACGCTAGAAGTGGTAGAACCGATGGGAAACGAAATCTTCCTGTACTTCACACTTGCAGATTCACAAATAATAGCAAGAATACCGGCAAGAGAAAAACCAGATGTAGGGAAGAAGGTAAATTTATATCTGAACTTAGACAAGCTTCATTTCTTTGATAAAACTCTGGAAACTAAAATTTAA
- a CDS encoding class I SAM-dependent RNA methyltransferase, protein MYEYQQNNVFFAQITGMMEELGEQELLELGAINTKIAYRGVYFEADKTALYKINYTARLLSRVLAPLKTFYCDNTGVLTKTALNINWDEFFPVDKTFAISASVSNSKINNSLYASQCLKDGIADYFRAKFGERPDVNTVNPDVRLNLHIEKDVAVISLDTSGESLHKRGYRLLAGEAPMQETLAAAIIRLSKWNGDNPLWDCMCGSGTILCEALMHYCRIPAQTLRKNFGFFYMPDYDQQIWKVLKEECDKKIRPLPKGLIIGSDKSQKVITVAMENLSHLPYSESIDLSCKPFQHVKQFENGTLITNPPYGIRLSNPTDVQVLYKELGDFLKQNCKGTTAFIYTGEPSLRKYIGLKTSKRTPLVNGKLTGVLLQIDSYEGTKKKHKFSDDAESQN, encoded by the coding sequence ATGTATGAATATCAACAAAATAATGTTTTCTTTGCACAAATTACTGGAATGATGGAAGAACTTGGTGAGCAAGAACTGTTAGAACTTGGAGCAATAAATACGAAGATAGCTTATCGTGGAGTTTACTTTGAAGCTGATAAAACTGCTCTTTATAAAATCAATTATACAGCACGATTATTATCAAGAGTATTGGCGCCGTTAAAAACCTTTTACTGCGATAATACCGGTGTTCTTACAAAAACCGCATTAAATATTAATTGGGATGAGTTTTTTCCAGTTGATAAAACATTTGCGATAAGTGCTTCTGTTTCAAACAGCAAGATTAACAATTCGCTATATGCCTCACAATGTTTAAAGGATGGTATTGCAGATTATTTCAGAGCAAAATTTGGAGAGCGCCCTGATGTTAACACTGTAAATCCAGATGTCCGTCTAAATCTTCACATTGAAAAAGATGTTGCGGTAATAAGTTTGGATACTTCTGGTGAATCACTTCATAAACGAGGATACAGATTACTAGCAGGTGAAGCACCAATGCAGGAAACACTTGCCGCAGCCATAATACGTTTAAGCAAATGGAATGGCGATAATCCACTGTGGGATTGTATGTGCGGTTCCGGAACAATTCTTTGTGAAGCACTAATGCACTATTGTAGAATTCCAGCACAGACGCTACGGAAGAATTTTGGATTTTTTTATATGCCTGATTACGATCAACAAATTTGGAAAGTATTAAAAGAAGAATGTGATAAAAAAATTCGACCATTACCAAAAGGACTTATCATTGGAAGCGATAAATCTCAGAAGGTGATAACTGTTGCTATGGAAAACTTATCCCATCTTCCTTATAGTGAATCAATTGATTTATCCTGCAAACCTTTTCAGCATGTAAAGCAATTTGAAAATGGAACACTGATTACAAATCCTCCATATGGAATCCGGCTAAGTAATCCAACTGATGTACAGGTTTTATATAAAGAGCTTGGGGATTTTCTAAAACAAAACTGTAAAGGTACAACCGCTTTTATTTATACAGGTGAACCATCACTGCGTAAATATATTGGTCTTAAAACATCAAAACGAACTCCGTTGGTAAACGGAAAACTTACAGGTGTACTTTTACAAATTGATAGTTATGAAGGGACAAAAAAGAAACACAAATTTTCTGATGATGCTGAAAGCCAGAATTAA